CTTGCGACCTGGGCTGTCTTCACGGCGGCGACTGCATGGGCGTCAGGTGCAACACGGGTGATGACTGCGAAGAGGTGTGGAGACTGCTACGGTGACGAGAGAGGGTGGCAAGTGTAGGCTCGCGAATCTAAAGCGTCTGGGGAAGCCTGTGACACTAGAACTTCTCCAGCAAGCCGCAGTACCAGTGTCTCTAGTGTCTCCGGGATCAAGAATACTCCTAGAAAGAATTGCGGCAGCAGACCCAGCAGAACCTCTTGAGGGTCCTGGGGCAGCAATGTTTGTGGAGATGTTGCAGCATGAAAAGGCAGCAAAGTCTCTGGAGAAACTAGCCGCAAAAGACTCTGAGCCGGATCTGACTTTTCTGATCTCGCATAATAGCCGCTCTCTCTAATCTCTACGGCTTAAATCAAACGAGATATTACTTTTAGACGGGCAAGATTTGGGTCTATAACATTACCAGACCGTGATGCCTGTCGCCAATGGGGCGAGAATCTCCGTGGTCCTTTCCTTTGCCTTATATCTCTGGGAGCGACAAGGCCACAGCTTGCTCCGTAAAGTCAATATGTTGTGGCGCCTAGAACGGGACTATTAAGAGCAATGGGTGAGCGAAGAACTGAAGATACTGAAAGCTCTAGACACCCTTCACGTGAGTTGCCCCACCTATTCTCCGTGATTTATGTGCTAACGTATGAAGACGCTCTTCGTTGTGTGGCGGATTTACCCCtctaaaaaaaaagaaagagccTTCTACTAAAGACGATGAATATTAGCGTTGTTTCTACCAAGTCGATCGCAACCATTATATACACTCTGTGATTGATGCCTCTGTGGGAAAGAGTATAGTTGTAGAGCAAGTGATCATTCCCCTCCAGCAAATTTAGCTAACAGGGATAATAGTGTGTGGTAATCCAACTTCTCTCTTAGCTTTTGTAGAGCTACGATTGCCCGCTTAAGTGCGACTCGACCAGTTGATTTCACCGAGGTGCAATACCGACCAAGTAGGCCAGTAGTTAGCGTCGCTGATGTAGCCCACGTGTTGGAAAAACGAACAGGTGAGCGCGGCAGCTCACCACGTCCTAGGATGGATAAGGAGAAAGATCAGTGGGAGGATATAACACTTAACTCTCCAGCCTCCACGCTTGTAGAGGAAACACATGATGCCCTGCAAAAGAAAATGGAGTAGTGAAATAAATATCCAGGTATCCAGTTCCCCTGTTCAGACCGTTATATTATTGTACATCTATAGTAGTCACTATGCATAACAACTCTATAACTGCCAAGATCTATACTCAATACCTCAACATTTTCTAAGACCTTACAGTATCTAGTCCGGATCGTGATATCCTCCAAAGATATGTTCCGCTTCCCATTTCAGAAAATCCCCTAAGTTATGCCCTAGATTAAAACCCATCGATACGACATACTCATTTCCGTCAACATCATAACTTACTACTAAATCAAGTATCGGACTTTGTGGCAGGCGCTTGGATACTGCTCATGCTGGCACGTTTATGTGAGGCATCAAACCCTTCTGGCATCTGCCCGTCGCTAAGTTCGTTGTATTGCTCGTCAACTTATATTCACTATGCTGCTATATAGAGTGCTGGAAACACTTGATACTCTCTTGCCCAGCGCTGATGCTGTCCGGAATGCTAGGTAGAGCGCCGAATCTTATTAAACTGGGGCTAGGTGTTGGTCTCGTCTCGCACTCTGCCGTCGGCTTCGGAACAGCGGCTCTCGAGGGCTTGCTTTCGGGGTCTTCGGGATTTGCTAGTAGAATCTCTGGCTTCTGTGCGGCGGCCGAGATTAACGCTCCTGGCCCGTCGAAGTCAAACTCCGCAAACCAGTCCACAATATGATCCTGGTCGTTGAATTCAGCGTTGGATGGTGTGGAGTAGTCGGTAGACTCGCCAAAGAAgtcgccaacgccgccgaTAATGGCCATCTGGAAAGCAGTCTGATCCAGTGTGTTGTCGAAAGCGGCAGTAGATTTACCGGCTAGCAGATCGGCTCTGTTCAGGCGTATAGGGCCGTGACGAAGCGTGGGTATAGTAGGTGTGAAAGGTGCCGCAGGTCGAAAGATGTAGTCGCTGTCGGTCGCTTGTCCAGGTGAAAGAATGGGTTCAACAGTGACATCTGGGATAGTCGTCAAGATAGCCCATTTTCTGTCACGAGTGTAGTTTTTCCtaggtggtgatggcctgGACACTTGTGGTAAGTTCTTTGCTATCGCTATGGCTTTTCTCCGCAATGTACTCTGGAACTGGGAGTCCGTGTTGGGGTCGATTTTAGGTGCTGTCGTTTGTATGACTCGGGAATTTCTCTTCGGCTCGGAAGGGACGAGTGGTTGGCATCGCAGCCTGTGGCAGAAGCCGCCCGTCTCAGTGGCCCAAGGACTCTGTCGGCGATGGCCGTCGTGTTGTTGCTCCCCGCCCCGGGCGCCTCGCGGCCGAGTTGTGAGACGTAGAGCACCGGAACAACGTAGTCAGCAAGCTGGACTCGCTGCATATACCAGGCCCTCCTGGAGCGGTCGCGAAGTAGCTCACGGCGGGCTATCCGGGTTGCGCGTGGTAAAAGGCGCCCATGAAGatctcaaccgcctcctcatTCACCTTGTACGCCATGGTGAGCAACGATCCTTCGGCTAAAGGGGCAGGGACTTTCTTGGATCGAGATTGCCGAGCAGTTCCCGGGGCGCAGTGCCGGGGCTATCCAGTTGAGATATTATACTAAGCtaaaaagggaggaggagtgggcgGTCCAGGCGATTTGCCGGCATAGAACGCGGGATGACGGCGACCTGGAACTGCTGGTAAGATGGACGGGTGGAGAGGAGACATGGGAGCCCTACGAGAACATGGAAGAGACTCAGGCGCTTGACGAGTATGAGCATCTTCATGCGCACGAGACGTGCCCAGGTGTTGGATATGCAGCAAAGACACTGCTGCCCAAACAGGCAAGGTTGCTCTCCATTCCATTTTGAGTGGGCGATGGCGTTCTCGTTGACGCCGCAACCGGTACTGCAAAGAGGGCCTCGATCCACCAGTCGGCAAAGGATTGCCTGGAGAAGCAAGGTCGCACTGGCTTGGTGCATCCTTGCTCTCCAGAGTAAAGAGTGGGGTGAAAAAGGCATGGTTGCTCTTTGGCTGGTCGCTCCACTCGATCAGAAAACTTCAAGCCCAGCACGGCCTTGAATGTACAAAATGCACACGTTCCCCCGCTCGCGAGAACTCAGACTTGACAGCTTGGAGCCAAAGTGGGAGGGGTTCATGATGGCGCAGGCGTGTGGCTGACCATCTCCAGAGAGGCAGCCGAGCAGGCATGGCGAATGAGGTGCCTCGGGGTAGGCGTGGGGTGGCCCCTCGAGCCCCTTGACATTAATCGGTGATGAGTTTAAAAGTCCTTAACAAGCCTCAATGATACCAACACCCACTGCCAAACGACTGGTTCACGAACTGGTTGTGCCAAATTACCACTTGACTTCAAATCGTCGCCAGTCTTGGACGCTAACAAAGACCCCTTTCCAGATTTGGACAAGCCGGTCCTTCTTCATTCACTTCATCCCAGAACCACTCTTAGAAGCGGTAGCTCGACATATTGCCTTGTGCTCTTTGTAATGAGCGACCTGGCACGTACGCCCGCAATACGCAACGGCTTTGCACCTCCCGCACAACATGTACTGCGCAGGAACCTTTTCGCAATTCGCGCAGCGCGCCAGTGCCGACAGCGAACCCCTCACATTGCCACTTCcgctctccaccaccgatAGCAAATCCTCCGCTCTCTTTCTCGCCAACTTTAACACCCTCTGTTCGCCCAAGCTAACATGCGCCGCAGCCCATGCGTTCCCTCCCGGAGAATAGACACCCTCTGCGAGTTGTTCTTCTAGCTTTTCCAGCTGCGTTCCGAAACTGTCTAGAAGATGAGAGAACGATTCTATCAAAAACCGCAGGACTTCCACCTCGTTCGAATCACTGATTTTCTCATCTGTAGCATTGATTTGCCGAAACGCTATGACAGCGAGATCCGATTCGTCCGATCGCTGAATACGGAGGTATTGAAGAACATTTTTCGGTAGCGGATCGGAGAGAGTGAGGGGGATAGTACAGGTTGAATCGAGTCCAGCCGATACCCAGAGCTTATGCTTTTGCTCGAAAAATGGCGCATTAGGGTGCGTTGCAAGAACGAGATCATAGCTGTCGTCAGGATTATCGGGCACGACAAAGCCATAGAGACGTAAAAGGCGACTATTCGGAATGGGTCCGTAAGAGATAAAAGCCTGAAAAAAACGTCCCGACGTAAATAAGTTGGTAACTACCATCAGAGAACAAGACGAACATACCTGATCTCCGGCTTCGTAATCTTTCCCTGCAAGGACAGAGAGATTTCCAGACGAGACATCGTAGACATGACACGGCTTAACCTCGGACGAATGGTTCAACATATCTGCGAAGGGCGCCAAAAGTCGGATCGAATTTCCGTCGGGCAGTGCAAAATCCATCGCACGACTCCACACGGTGCAGAGAGCCCACTTGTACTAAACGGAGCGAAGAAGCGTTTAGCGGTTGAGCTGCAAAGTCTATCACAACGTGTATAACACCTACATCTTCGATGGTGAATTTGTCGAGTGGAAAAAGATTCCGATGCTGTGCAAGTACTCCCACGACTAATGCCCTGTAATCGTCATCGATCGATCGATCCAGCTGCTTCGTGATGGTGTACAGTGAAGTTCCAGCGCAAACTTCCAACTCGTCTTTCGAAAAGAAGATACTTGACGAATAGCTCGTAGGTAACGCCGCCACATGACTTCGCAGGCCATCGTATCCCGACTCGCGAGATCTGATAAAGAGAATGTACGTAGCTAAAGTGTCTTCGACAGACAAGGGCGGCCGCGCGGAGCGCAGAGCTGGTCCAAGAAGGGGATCAGCGAATGCATGCTCGACCGTCCAGAGAACGCCACGTGGAATGGTGAGAATTCTCTCTCCTTTCTTGAAACGCCGCAGTGCTCTGACACCGCGCCCGGTGACCGGGAAATCGGCAAGCTCTAGGTCGTCTAAGCCCACCGCTCCAGATAGTTTCAGCCAGCTTTCCATGGAGTGCGGTCGAGAGAGAGTGGGCGTCAAGAAGCATTGGGGGAGAGAACTATCAATTCGTAGCCACTACCAGGTGACATCTGAGCCATATTTTTCGCTCGAGAATGAGCAGATATGCGTTGCCCCCGCTCGCGACCGGACTAATTAGCCGGCCCgaaagaaaaggggtgggTCAGAATCGTCGTTTGATACCCCACCAACGCACTCTTCAGCTTCATGAGTCAATCAGTCAACCCCGCCCTGCGCAGAACCAACCCACTCCAGCGGCTGCAAAAAATAACCACCTTCGGCACACATATCTCACCATGTCGGCCATGGATATCGTTTCCACGGTGACCATCCTCATTAATTTGGGATTGGAAATCAAGAACCGACTGGATTCGCTCAACCAAGCTGCCGAAGAGCTTCAACTGCTGACCACCAACCTTACACTTTTGTTGAAGGTGTTTGAGAGCCCCTTGAACGAGGACATCTTCAAGACCAATGCGTCACAGTTCGTGCCTATCCTGGATGTTCTGGAAAGCATCGCGCGTTCGTGCAGAGAATGCGCAAAGGCCTTGGACATCGACCTTGCTGGAGCGACAATTGCGACTAAGACAGAGTCGCGCGGCAGGAAATTTGTCAAGCGGATATGGGCTTTTAGCAAGATTTCTGACCTTCTCGCAGAAATTGAACGCAAGGCCGAACAACTTCAACAGGTATACAGCGTAGTGTTTACTGTAATTCTCCAGGACATCAGGGTGCGACAGGGACGTACGAGTGGGAAGGAAACTGTTGAATTCGCCGTCGTACAAACACCAACTATCCATGAACACTTGCTCGACCTGGACCTCAGTACGGATTTTGCTAACATCGACCGGATGGTGGGAAGCCTCATGAAGGAATGTGAATACCTTCGGCAACGACTCCAGGAGGCTACTCTGTCTCCGGACACTTCGGTTGTTCAAGAGTACCAGGCGCAGAACCCAGAAGCAGCATCATTTTGGAAGGATCGATTCCAAAAAGACGAACTGAACGCCTCGACTCTTCGCTACGAGGTAAGGACGCTCAAACTTACTCTcctcacaacctcccccccttctcccctcttTTTTATAATTTTCAATATTACCGCATCATACCGACATATCGTCTCTTGACAGACGCTGTACGTTTCTTGGGCACGCTTCGTGCATGAGATAGAAGCGTCTTTTGTGCTCAAAAAGATACCGACTGGGATTTTTGAAACCGGAAATATCGACCTCGTTCACCAGCGAGGATCTCGCTATGGCATCGACCAAAGCGGCACGCGTCGTCTTTCCTCAATCCGGCCTCTTTGGCTCCCTGCTCTTCGGTCTGCTCTCGATCCGTTACACAAGGGTTACGTCAAGCCTCATGACTATTTCAATCTTCTTCGCGACTCCTCTTTGTCTGATTCCCTGAGAAGGCTGGCCCTCGAAAACGCAGGCTACGGTACACTTGTCGAATGTGAAAGGGAATCCGGGGATCTTCCCTTGCCGGCGGCAATTGAGTCCCCTTCTGATCACGTCGGCTGGATCTCTGCTCAAATCGTGGCCGTTCCAACACCTGATGAACTTGGAATCGTTACCGAACGAGAGATCGTGAAATCAAGCAGCGACGCCCTTTTCGCTTACTTCAACGATACTGCCCAAGACGTTCACGTTTACGTACGCTACCTTCAAACCGGTCAAATCGAGCGTAAAAGTCTCTCGAAGCGAGTCCGTCCGATCGCGGGCATCTCTCTCGGCGCTGCGTTGTCTATCCGGCATGAGCTGGAATCAGGTGATCATGCCTGGAGCGGTGACCTTCACATCACCGAGTTCAAGGCATGTTACGGGGAGCGGTACATTATCACGGCGGGTGTGGGTTCGACTGCTATTGTGTTTTTCACGAGGCCGCTCAAGAATTTCTTCGACAAGATGCTACGCGACGACGATAACCCCTCAGGTTCTACCATACCGGAATTTGAGTGTACACTCTTGGGGCCGTCGAAAGTTTTCACCCACCCACCGAAAGTTGGTGAAAAGGTCCAGGTATGTAATATTTCGGCCAGAACACCGTGCAGTACATTTTATTGAAATGAAATTTGTGATTCGGTAGATTGAGTACGACGGACTTTGGTACGATTCGAAAGTCACGGAAGTGGACGGCGAAGAGATAGAATATATCAATTGGGACAGCGCACCGGAACAAGTACCATCCGATATTATAGAATCTCAGGACGATAGTCaaggggatgaggaagatAGCGGCAGCCTTTTCTTTCCCGAGAAGCAGTTGACGCAACTCGGAAAGGGCACGCGGCGGCTATGGCGACCATGGCGGAGAGACCTTCAAAGGTACGACGTTCGTCCTTATCGATGCTTCCATATCGGCGACTCTATCGAGGCACCCGTCATGTACCCGGATTTTCGATACCATTACCATGTTACCGACAACTCGGAACTCTACCTTCCTGCTCGAATCGTTGACGTCCAAGGCGACCAATATGTGATCGAATTCAGTCCGGCGCTTTCGGTTCATAGGTGGTGGCCAGGGAGGATGCCTAAGGGTGAACGAATAGACTTAGTGCCAGGATCAGGCATTAAGGCAGAAAACCCGTTCGACTTCAATCGCGTGACGGTAGGCATGGATCGGATACGTCCTTTCTCTGCGGGGCCACGACCGGTCCTGGGTGTTCAGTCAGCGAAGCCGTCTGGGTGGAGTTCATTTCAAGGCGTTCGTCTCAGCAATCTTGAGGATCTTTTGGAGCACAGTCTTTGGAACGACAACAGCGATAGCTAGCGAAAGTGAACTACATGGGTTCGGTAGGTCTGGGCAGCGCGGGAGCAGCGCCGGGAGCGGGGGCAccctgctggggagggggtcgcGACGCTGCCGGACTCGGAGTCGGATATTATTGTCGTGTCTGGGGAGTATGCgcggaagagggggtttgaggtggACAGGGGAGGTACGGGGAGctgatggtggggtttgCGGATGGGTCGACGGCGTGAACAGAGGGGGTagtgaaatggtgagaaaacacaaaccaaccacaacaccacaaatataccctcaacagggtctctgaatggacacacctgcgtgacagtggctcgctcgcaggccgcactccacgtaggacaaagaaaagactctatgggctcgcaaaccacataataagcacctgatcggcctgatcagagggccagaattgcctgcacgcgtgcaaggcacaaaaatatgaagaaataaaagtcgatgtcccgtctaaaatagaatgtccgaagcagaccgcttatatacatgactcctgaacccccgaatcctccgagagccctacttccttactcaaacccttaggcctgtggccgcaccccaaaccagtAGTTAGAGGGCTCGAGTAGTAGTTTAGAGGCGCGGGTAGAAGGACGGTATTGTCGGCGGCCTAAAAATATACTAAAGTATAGTTGTTAATAGGCAAGGGATTTTAGTTTCTTTTACCTAGTTACTTGCTTCCCGTTAATTACCCTTGTTTTCGTTCGTTTACCGTAGTCACTCGAATTTTCGGTACGTTTTTGGCGTCCGTCGAAGTAACGTACTTACAATACCTTCTCCTTAGCTTTGATACTTAAACTCGGTGAGCGGCCCGGCACGGGAAACGTGGTTCGCCTAGCTCCGGATCTCCAGGAAGGAAAACAACTAGGAGTTCTTACGGCAAGCTGTCCTAAGAATATCTAAGACTACTGGCCAGTAAGACTTATCGTATAGCAACGTTACCCTATAGTGCTTCTACTTATTAACGTGTGGAGTGAAGTATCTATGTTAGTGACGGCGCTTGTTAGCGCTAAGATATGGACCCACTACGGACGCAGCAGGCTGCGTCTGTAGTGGGTCCATCTCGCTAGCCCTATTAGCTAGCAATGATTTACCGCAGAGCCGCGACAATAACGCTGACAACCTCGCTATTGATTAGCTGTTCTCTAACgctcttttttcctttatcCACTAGGCTTGCTAAGTAAGTTAAATATAAACTGACTTACAGCGCCTTAAAAAGAGACTAAGGATCTTAAATCCATAACTGCCTCTTAGGTTAATACCTTGCAAACTTATTAAGATAGTCGACGGCGATACTCCTACTCTACGATCCCGCCGACCCCCCATCTAACCACCAGGAATGCCTCTTCGATTGCCGAGTCTTTTCCCACTAGCAGCACGCTACTTAATATCAAATCGCCTTCTATTAACATTGTCGCTCGAATACCACTCCCATCTACACCTGCTTAACGTTTTAGCGGTCGTAATAGTCTTACCGATGCTCCCTCCATCGCTCGTCCCGATACTCCTCGACTTAATGCCCCTCCCGTCCTACCTCTCGACACTCGTCTTGCTTTTCCTGACGCTCGGCTTACTCTTTCCCTCTCTGGCGGCTACCCCGATGCTCCTCCCGATACTTTCTTGCTCCTCCTAATGATCGTCCTACTCTACCCGACGCTCCTCCCGGCGGTCCTTCCGATACTCCTCTCGACGATGTACCGAAGCTGATTTCCATGCTTAAGCTCTCGGACTTAGGGGAAGCTATTATTCCGAAgctgttaaaatacagcttttgtttgtggattttacagtgtatctgagccctgtatattacagggcctcagaggcaatacgatggcttgaatcagcagtgtttagagactgcggttaccggagcggaggctcggcctccggaagcaatccgaggtcccggaaggccgagcgctaaggccggtgccctgcagtggtcaaacggtagcggcaacgtggcctgcagtgg
The sequence above is a segment of the Podospora pseudoanserina strain CBS 124.78 chromosome 5, whole genome shotgun sequence genome. Coding sequences within it:
- the HET-Va gene encoding Lysine or histidine methyltransferase (COG:S; EggNog:ENOG503NXEB), which encodes MESWLKLSGAVGLDDLELADFPVTGRGVRALRRFKKGERILTIPRGVLWTVEHAFADPLLGPALRSARPPLSVEDTLATYILFIRSRESGYDGLRSHVAALPTSYSSSIFFSKDELEVCAGTSLYTITKQLDRSIDDDYRALVVGVLAQHRNLFPLDKFTIEDYKWALCTVWSRAMDFALPDGNSIRLLAPFADMLNHSSEVKPCHVYDVSSGNLSVLAGKDYEAGDQAFISYGPIPNSRLLRLYGFVVPDNPDDSYDLVLATHPNAPFFEQKHKLWVSAGLDSTCTIPLTLSDPLPKNVLQYLRIQRSDESDLAVIAFRQINATDEKISDSNEVEVLRFLIESFSHLLDSFGTQLEKLEEQLAEGVYSPGGNAWAAAHVSLGEQRVLKLARKRAEDLLSVVESGSGNVRGSLSALARCANCEKVPAQYMLCGRCKAVAYCGRTCQVAHYKEHKAICRATASKSGSGMK
- the HET-Vb gene encoding MLKL and TUDOR domains-containing protein (EggNog:ENOG503NY7T); the encoded protein is MSAMDIVSTVTILINLGLEIKNRLDSLNQAAEELQLLTTNLTLLLKVFESPLNEDIFKTNASQFVPILDVLESIARSCRECAKALDIDLAGATIATKTESRGRKFVKRIWAFSKISDLLAEIERKAEQLQQVYSVVFTVILQDIRVRQGRTSGKETVEFAVVQTPTIHEHLLDLDLSTDFANIDRMVGSLMKECEYLRQRLQEATLSPDTSVVQEYQAQNPEAASFWKDRFQKDELNASTLRYETLYVSWARFVHEIEASFVLKKIPTGIFETGNIDLVHQRGSRYGIDQSGTRRLSSIRPLWLPALRSALDPLHKGYVKPHDYFNLLRDSSLSDSLRRLALENAGYGTLVECERESGDLPLPAAIESPSDHVGWISAQIVAVPTPDELGIVTEREIVKSSSDALFAYFNDTAQDVHVYVRYLQTGQIERKSLSKRVRPIAGISLGAALSIRHELESGDHAWSGDLHITEFKACYGERYIITAGVGSTAIVFFTRPLKNFFDKMLRDDDNPSGSTIPEFECTLLGPSKVFTHPPKVGEKVQIEYDGLWYDSKVTEVDGEEIEYINWDSAPEQVPSDIIESQDDSQGDEEDSGSLFFPEKQLTQLGKGTRRLWRPWRRDLQRYDVRPYRCFHIGDSIEAPVMYPDFRYHYHVTDNSELYLPARIVDVQGDQYVIEFSPALSVHRWWPGRMPKGERIDLVPGSGIKAENPFDFNRVTVGMDRIRPFSAGPRPVLGVQSAKPSGWSSFQGVRLSNLEDLLEHSLWNDNSDS